The following DNA comes from Croceicoccus sp. YJ47.
TGCGCTCTTCATCTGCCTGCCCGACGATATTTTCGCCGGGCTGTCCTTTGCCGAATATCTGGGCATCGATCCGCGCTTTACCGATAACAACCGCACCGGCGGCTCGTCCTTCATGAGCCATGTCATCACGGCGAGCCTCGCGATCGCGGCGGGACATATCGAAACCGCGCTCATCGCCTATGGCTCGAACCAGCGCAGCGCGGGCGGCAAGCTGTCGACCCCGGTGACCTGGAACCAGTGGGATGCACCCTATCGCGCCCTGTTTCCGGCCTCGGCCTATGCGCTGGCGGCGTCGCGGCATTTCCATGAATATGGCACGACGCGCACCCATCTGGCCGAGGTTGCCGTGGCGGCGCGCCAATGGGCGCAGACCAACCCGGAGGCGTTTGCGAAGGATCCGCTCACCATCGAGGATTGCCTCGCAAGCCGGATGATCACCACCCCGCTTGCGAAGAGCGATTTCTGCCTCGTGACGGATGGCGGCGGGGCCATCGTGCTCACCGCGACGGACCGGGCCCGCGACTGCCCGCGCGCGCCTGTGCCCGTGCTCGGCGGGGCGGCGGCAACCTGGTACAATTCGGTGGCGCAATCGCGCGACATCACCACCACCGCCGCGGCGGAATCGGGACCGCGCGCCTATCGCATGGCCGGGCTCGGCCCGAACGATATCGACGTGGTGCAGATCTACGATGCCTTCACCATCAACACGCTCCTGTTCCTCGAGGATCTTGGCTTCTGTGCGAAGGGCGAAGGCGGCGACTTCGTATCGGGCGGGGCGATCGCGCCGGGCGGGCGGCTGGCCGTCAATACCAACGGAGGGGGGCTGTCCTGCGGCCATCCGGGCATGTACGGACTGTTCGCCCTGATCGAGGCCGCCCGGCAGATTCGCGGCGACGCGGCCAACGCGCTCCCCAATGTGGCGACCGCGCTCGCTCACGGCAATGGCGGCACATTGTCGAGCCAGGCGACCATCGTGCTCGGCAGCATCGACACGGTGTGATCCGGGTGGGAGACGCCAGAAAGATACATGCACGATTGTTTTTTACTTGCGAACGCGGCAAGCTTCCTGCCAATTGCGGAGATAAAGCCGACAAAATGTGAGCAATGCGATGGCGGGAGAACGCCTGTGAACAAGCCGAAGATTTTCCGCCCCGACCCCAATGATACATCGCGGCCCCAGCGCGGATTGAACGAAGAGGATCTGGCGTCCAATTCCACCGTCTTTCGCGACGATCTGCTGGCGGGGCACACGATGCTGATCTCCGGCGGCGGCAGCGGCATGGGCAAGGCGATGGCCTTCCTCGCCAGCAGGCTGGGCGCGAATGTGGCGATCTGCGGCCGTACCGCGGAAAAGCTCGATGCGACGCGCGATGCGATTGCGGAGGCGACCGGGCGCGAGATCTTCACCTGCCCCACCAATATCCGCGATGGCGACGCGGTGGAGGCGCTGATCGCGTCGGTGCATGACCGGTTCGGCGCGCTCGACACGCTGGTCAACAATGCCGGCGGGCAGTTCCCGCAGGACGCCATCGACTTCACGCGCAAGGGCTGGCTCGCGGTGATCGACACCAATCTCAACGGGACATGGTGGATGATGCAGGAGGCCGCACGGCGCTGGCGCGAGGATGGCAAGGCGGGGCATATCATCAATATCGTCGCGAATGTCGAACGCGGCATGCCGCAGGCCGCGCACACCTGTGCCGCGCGCGCGGGCGTGATCTACCTGTCGAAAACGGTGGCCACCGAATGGGCGCCCCATCGCATCCGCGTGAATTGCATCGGCCCCGGCGTGATCGAGACGGAGGGATTCCGCATGTATCCCGAAGAGGCGCTCAAGCGGTTTCACAACGCCAATCCGATGAAGGAACGCGGCGATGCGTGGGACGTCGCCGAACAGGTTATGTATCTCGCCAGCCCGGCGGCCAATTTCATCAATGGCGACCTCATCGTCATCGACGGCGGGCAGGCGCAATGGGGCGTGGTCTGGCCGCAGGGCCGGCCCGATTATTTCAACGAGGGCGAGACGGAATAGCCGCATCGTGACCGGGCTCGTCATCGAACGCCGCGGGGGCATCGCGATCCTGACTATCGACCGGCCGCATGCCGCGAACGCACTGGACGCTGCGGCGTCGCATGCGCTGGATGCCGCCATGACGGAGGCGGAGACCGACGATGGCATCGGCGCCGTGATCGTGACCGCGACGGGGGACCGCGCCTTTTGCGCCGGCATGGACATGAAGGAGGCGGCCAAGACCGGCGCGGGTCAGGGGCTCGTCGCGGATCGCGGTTTCGGCGGCATAACGGCGCGCCGGCGGACGAAGCCCTTGATCGCGGCGGTGAACGGCGCGGCCATTGCCGGGGGCATGGAAATTGCGCTGGCCTGCGATTTCATCTTTGCCGCCGATCATGCGACCTTCGGGCTGAGCGAGGTGAAGCGCGGCCTTTTCGCCTTTGCCGGCGGGATACAGCGGCTCGCGCGCGAATTGCCGCGCGCCACGGCGTTGCCAATGATACTGACAGGCGAACCGCTTGGCGCGGCGCGGCTCCACGCGCTGGGCCTCGTCACCGAGGTGACCGGTGCGGACCGGCTCATGCCCCGCACGCTGGAGGTGACGGAGAGCATGTTACGCCACAGCCCGGCCGCGATCCGCCATGCGCTGGCGCTGTTCGATGCGAGCCGGGACATGGGCCATGATCTCGCGCTTCATTTCGGCGCGCATTTCGACCGTGCGACGCTGCAATCGGCGGACAGTGCCGAGGGCGTCGCCGCATTCGCACAAGGGCGCGCGGCGAATTTCAATTCATGACCACGGCAAAACGCCGGACAAAGGAGAGGATTATGGGACGCGTAGACGGAAAGATCGCAATCGTGACGGGTGGCGGTTCCGGCCTGGGTGCCGCCGATTGCCGCATGCTGGCGAAGGAAGGCGCGACGGTCGTCGTCACCGACATCGACCGCGCAAGCGCGCAGGCGATCGCCGACGAGATCGGCAATGATGCGATCGCGCTCGAACACGATGTCGCCAGCGAAGACGCGTGGAAGAAAGTCATGCAGGAGGTCGAGAAGACATTCGGCCTACTCGACATTCTGGTGAACAATGCGGGCGTCGTGCTGAGTGCGGATATCGAGGATACCACCCTCGAACAATATCGCTGGGTCAATTCGGTGATGAGCGATGGCGTGTTCCTCGGGTGCAAGCACGCGATCCCCCTCATGAACAGGAACGATGGCGGGTCGATCATCAACATGTCGTCCACCGGCGCGCTTCTGGGCTATCCGATATTCCTCGCCTATTCCGCGGCGAAGGGCGCGGTCCGCTCGCTCACCAAATCGGTCGCGGTGATGTGCCAGGAAAAGGGATATGCCATCCGCTGCAACTCCATCCATCCCGGCGCGATCGAAACGCCGATGGTGCAAAAGGCCGAGGGACGCGAGGCCGAGGACGTGCCGGCGGAAGGCATCTTGCCGCCCGGAAAGCCCGGCCATCCCGACGACATCGCGGCGATGGTGGTGTTCCTGGCCTCGGGCGAATCGCGGTTCATCAACGGCGCCGAAATGGTGGTCGACAACGGGCTGACCGTCCGGCCGTTCTGATCGCCTGGGCTACCATGAAAAAGGGCGGGACCTGCGCCGTGCAGGTCCCGCCCTTTTTGCGACGGAAGCGGACGCCTCGCCCCTATTGCGCCATGCGTTTGTCCAGCTCTGCGTGGAAATGGCGCAGGCGCGCCTCCTGCTCGCTCCACAACGGGCCGCGAAATCCGCGTGAATGGGCGCCGGCCTGCACCACGGGAAGCAGGTCCGAATCCTGATCCAGCACCTCGCCGAGGCCGGGCGGATCGCCAAGCTTGGTATGCACCACCTCGGGCCGCGTCCTGCCCGACAGGTCGACGTCGTCGCCAAGCCCCATCCATGCCGGTGCGGAATAGCCGGGCGCATCGACATCGCGATAGAGGATCAGCGTATCGTAGGTGAATTGATTCGGGTCGGTCGGGTGCGGCAGGAAACGGTGGAGGAACACCGCTTCGGGATGGCAGCCGATCTGCACGTTGGGAAAGACGGAATAGACCGTCGAATCGCTGAGTTGCGTATCGCTGAACCGTTCGTAGCCGAGCCCGAGATCGTCGGACCGCTTGCGTTTCGCCTTCTGAATGGCGGCGCGCGTTTCCTTTGCCGTGCCCTCGAACGTCGCCGGGTCGATCCCCGCATCCGCCAGCATCATGGCGATGCCGGGGTTGACGCTGTCCTGATCGTCGTAACGGCGGCTGGGCTGTGCGAAGGGCACGAATTGCCGGCTTACCAGCCCGTTGGGGTAGAGGTCGATCTGCGTGCGGTCGTCCATCAACCCCTGCGTCTGCGGGTGGACGGCGTGCAGGTGATAGGTCTCGGCAAAGGCGTCAATCCCGCCTTTCCAGTTCGCGCCCCAGTCGCTGCGGCGATGCTGCACCGGATACATGTCCGCGATCTGGTAAAGCTCGAGCTGTTCCGCCACCGGG
Coding sequences within:
- a CDS encoding SRPBCC family protein, whose product is MKFDFNLWDIHIGNPHPFNERAPRIDNGTGRPDPERYHDRDFAAREWEQVFAKSWLLACPVSDVAEPGDFAKFDIGSESFLIVRGEDGEIRAHYNVCPHRGARLVQADVGAVNQFSCPFHSWKFDLEGTNTHITDEETFQPEVLCHDTDLTSVRCETVAGLVFISMDETIEPLRDFLGPVAEQLELYQIADMYPVQHRRSDWGANWKGGIDAFAETYHLHAVHPQTQGLMDDRTQIDLYPNGLVSRQFVPFAQPSRRYDDQDSVNPGIAMMLADAGIDPATFEGTAKETRAAIQKAKRKRSDDLGLGYERFSDTQLSDSTVYSVFPNVQIGCHPEAVFLHRFLPHPTDPNQFTYDTLILYRDVDAPGYSAPAWMGLGDDVDLSGRTRPEVVHTKLGDPPGLGEVLDQDSDLLPVVQAGAHSRGFRGPLWSEQEARLRHFHAELDKRMAQ
- a CDS encoding SDR family oxidoreductase gives rise to the protein MGRVDGKIAIVTGGGSGLGAADCRMLAKEGATVVVTDIDRASAQAIADEIGNDAIALEHDVASEDAWKKVMQEVEKTFGLLDILVNNAGVVLSADIEDTTLEQYRWVNSVMSDGVFLGCKHAIPLMNRNDGGSIINMSSTGALLGYPIFLAYSAAKGAVRSLTKSVAVMCQEKGYAIRCNSIHPGAIETPMVQKAEGREAEDVPAEGILPPGKPGHPDDIAAMVVFLASGESRFINGAEMVVDNGLTVRPF
- a CDS encoding enoyl-CoA hydratase/isomerase family protein; protein product: MTGLVIERRGGIAILTIDRPHAANALDAAASHALDAAMTEAETDDGIGAVIVTATGDRAFCAGMDMKEAAKTGAGQGLVADRGFGGITARRRTKPLIAAVNGAAIAGGMEIALACDFIFAADHATFGLSEVKRGLFAFAGGIQRLARELPRATALPMILTGEPLGAARLHALGLVTEVTGADRLMPRTLEVTESMLRHSPAAIRHALALFDASRDMGHDLALHFGAHFDRATLQSADSAEGVAAFAQGRAANFNS
- a CDS encoding acetyl-CoA acetyltransferase; this translates as MPSNRWGRHERGRFPRGRAAIAGLATWGMGEAPGHTTMEIAAQAGLRAVADAGMTIADVDALFICLPDDIFAGLSFAEYLGIDPRFTDNNRTGGSSFMSHVITASLAIAAGHIETALIAYGSNQRSAGGKLSTPVTWNQWDAPYRALFPASAYALAASRHFHEYGTTRTHLAEVAVAARQWAQTNPEAFAKDPLTIEDCLASRMITTPLAKSDFCLVTDGGGAIVLTATDRARDCPRAPVPVLGGAAATWYNSVAQSRDITTTAAAESGPRAYRMAGLGPNDIDVVQIYDAFTINTLLFLEDLGFCAKGEGGDFVSGGAIAPGGRLAVNTNGGGLSCGHPGMYGLFALIEAARQIRGDAANALPNVATALAHGNGGTLSSQATIVLGSIDTV
- a CDS encoding SDR family oxidoreductase; its protein translation is MNKPKIFRPDPNDTSRPQRGLNEEDLASNSTVFRDDLLAGHTMLISGGGSGMGKAMAFLASRLGANVAICGRTAEKLDATRDAIAEATGREIFTCPTNIRDGDAVEALIASVHDRFGALDTLVNNAGGQFPQDAIDFTRKGWLAVIDTNLNGTWWMMQEAARRWREDGKAGHIINIVANVERGMPQAAHTCAARAGVIYLSKTVATEWAPHRIRVNCIGPGVIETEGFRMYPEEALKRFHNANPMKERGDAWDVAEQVMYLASPAANFINGDLIVIDGGQAQWGVVWPQGRPDYFNEGETE